A genomic segment from Etheostoma spectabile isolate EspeVRDwgs_2016 chromosome 11, UIUC_Espe_1.0, whole genome shotgun sequence encodes:
- the ppp2r3b gene encoding serine/threonine-protein phosphatase 2A regulatory subunit B'' subunit beta isoform X4, with translation MRMREVSLRQDPDLRKELALLARGCDFVLPSRFKKRLRAFQQGQAQVRTEEPVTTALSESIPKFYFPQGQPQANVNIDSLISKIEKVFSQFPNERATIEDMGQVAKACECPLYWKMPLFCLAGGDRTGFMSVHKFVAMWRKTLQTCHDDASKFVHLLAKPGCNYLEQDDFIPFLQDVVNSHAGLAFLKEAPDFHSRYITTVIQRIFYNVNRSWTGKITCSELRKSNFLQNLALLEQEEDVNQLTEFFSYEHFYVIYCKFWELDTDHDLYIDQKDLAQHNDQAISHKMIERIFSGTVTRDRKVYKEGRLSYADFVWFLISEEDKKTDTSIEYWFRCMDLDGDGVLSMYELEYFYEDQCQKLETMAIEPLPFEDCLCQMLDLVKPEVEGKITLRDLKRCKLSHIFFDTFFNIEKYLDHEQRDPFSVIKEMEPDGQEVSDWEKYAAEEYDILVAEEAANDQCNGVYDNPLSPLGQHISSELGLTKRHFFEIPTPHCNLDLDEYEYEDDFE, from the exons ATGAGGATGAGGGAAGTGTCTCTGCGTCAGGACCCTGACCTGAGGAAGGAGTTGGCTCTGCTGGCACGCGGCTGTGACTTTGTTCTGCCCTCTCGGTTCAAGAAGAGGCTCAGAGCCTTCCAACAAGGACAG GCCCAGGTGAGGACGGAGGAGCCCGTCACCACAGCCCTGAGTGAAAGCATTCCAAAGTTTTACTTCCCACAGGGCCAGCCCCAAGCCaatgtcaacatcgacagcctCATTTCCAAAATTGAGAAAGTATTTTCCCAATTCCCAAATGAAAGGGCCACCATTGAGGACATGGGGCAGGTCGCCAAG GCCTGTGAGTGTCCTCTCTACTGGAAAATGCCATTGTTCTGCTTGGCTGGAGGCGACAGGACCGGCTTCATGTCCGTTCACAAGTTTGTGGCTATGTGGAGAAA aACTCTGCAGACTTGTCACGACGACGCTTCTAAATTTGTGCACCTCTTGGCCAAGCCTGGCTGTAATTACCTGGAACAAGACGACTTTATTCCATTCCTGCAG gatgtGGTGAACTCACACGCAGGCCTGGCCTTCCTAAAGGAGGCACCGGACTTTCACTCGCGATACATCACTACG gtgATTCAGAGGATATTCTACAATGTGAACCGTTCATGGACTGGGAAAATAACATGTTCTGAACTCAGGAAAAGTAACTTTCTACAG AATTTGGCGTTGCTGGAGCAGGAAGAAGACGTGAACCAGCTGACAGAGTTTTTCTCCTATGAACATTTCTATGTAATCTACTGCAAGTTCTGGGAGTTGGACACTGACCATGACCTCTACATAGACCAGAAGGACCTGGCACAGCACAATGACCAAG CCATCTCCCATAAGATGATTGAGAGAATATTCTCAGGAACAGTAACAAG AGACAGAAAAGTGTACAAGGAGGGGCGGCTGAGTTATGCTGATTTTGTCTGGTTCCTCATCTCTGAGGAGGACAAGAAGACCGACACCAG TATAGAGTACTGGTTCCGCTGTATGGACCTGGATGGGGATGGGGTGCTCAGCATGTACGAGCTGGAGTACTTCTACGAGGATCAGTGCCAAAAGCTGGAGACCATGGCTATTGAGCCCCTTCCCTTTGAGGACTGCCTCTGCCAAATGCTTGACCTCGTGAAGCCTGAGGTCGAAG GTAAGATCACTCTGAGGGACCTTAAAAGGTGCAAATTGTCCCACATCTTCTTCGACACTTTCTTCAACATCGAGAAGTACCTGGACCACGAGCAGCGAGATCCCTTCTCGGTTATAAAG gagATGGAGCCAGACGGTCAGGAGGTTTCAGACTGGGAGAAATATGCTGCAGAGGAGTATGACATCCTCGTAGCCGAAGAAGCCGCCAATGATCAGTGCAATGGCGT GTACGATAATCCTTTGAGCCCTTTAGGGCAGCACATCTCCAGTGAGCTGGGTCTGACAAAGAGACACTTCTTTGAGATCCCTACTCCACACTGCAACCTGGACCTggatgaatatgaatatgaagaTGACTTTGAATGA